One genomic window of Polyangium aurulentum includes the following:
- the mads7 gene encoding methylation-associated defense system protein MAD7: MSLSKRDREFRLPKISYIDFKQLEMDRVLTAFFARLAHNGFPSRLRRKVELSVETFVEEFMEHPEWFTGFQAHRDVLDRWVETHLLDVVNRGKSNQAVAAPRPLHGFTYRFRNPQHSRDYGAAQHLYETLYGARNGAGQKAIEHLNHFFFQGHDKVTGKADATTVLDVETQALLRLLDQVEDAPDTKLGRESFPPLCIGAADLLAEDIQRLLFYQRFIPRSVMVDYLKVLIAFHLGLYHLRLLKLLPALVRRKGANPTCAASACPLNAKSADNPFGDCPYRIGMLVDVAGQPGTAVATLAERSADTHYRRIPGFVRAYFATKKLDEFAVDLVRRGKLAKPASGDFAVGDVLHLLDAPLKAEREKFFGQRVSSLVEDTSAAKDAELDPEIKAVTEMGLPDFETYIEMLVALRGPFHRQYITECIDSLLLKNRAGAFIAQGRTKNAPRRFVLDSRLLEVLLQIAVLKPGGASGFHTGEMRIDELLVFLRERYGIFIDQVPRGDGFTTMSIDDRRALRDNVNAFTGRLREVGFYRDLSDAYVTQTIIPRYRIAADDAAAGGQP, from the coding sequence ATGTCGTTGTCCAAGCGCGACCGGGAGTTCCGTCTCCCGAAGATCAGTTACATCGACTTCAAGCAACTCGAGATGGACCGTGTGCTCACAGCGTTCTTCGCACGCCTAGCGCACAACGGCTTCCCGAGCCGGCTAAGGCGCAAGGTCGAGCTCTCCGTCGAAACGTTCGTCGAGGAGTTCATGGAGCACCCGGAGTGGTTCACGGGGTTTCAGGCACATCGCGATGTGCTCGATCGGTGGGTGGAGACGCACCTACTGGACGTAGTGAACCGCGGCAAATCGAACCAGGCCGTGGCTGCACCGCGCCCGTTGCACGGCTTCACCTATCGGTTCCGCAATCCGCAGCATTCACGAGACTACGGCGCTGCTCAACACCTCTACGAGACCCTCTACGGCGCACGTAACGGCGCCGGACAGAAGGCCATCGAGCACCTCAACCACTTCTTCTTCCAGGGCCACGACAAGGTCACGGGGAAGGCCGACGCGACGACCGTCCTCGACGTCGAAACGCAAGCGCTACTGCGCTTGCTCGATCAAGTAGAGGACGCGCCGGATACGAAATTGGGACGCGAGAGCTTCCCCCCGCTCTGCATCGGAGCCGCCGACCTTCTCGCCGAAGACATCCAGCGGCTGCTCTTCTACCAGCGCTTCATACCGCGCTCGGTGATGGTGGACTACCTCAAGGTTCTCATCGCCTTCCACCTCGGTCTGTACCACTTGCGACTCCTGAAGCTCCTCCCAGCGCTCGTGCGTCGCAAAGGGGCCAATCCTACGTGCGCAGCGTCGGCCTGCCCGTTGAACGCGAAGAGCGCGGACAATCCCTTCGGCGATTGCCCGTACCGCATTGGCATGCTGGTCGATGTTGCCGGTCAGCCCGGGACTGCGGTCGCGACCCTTGCCGAACGCAGTGCGGACACGCACTACCGCCGCATCCCTGGCTTCGTGCGCGCCTACTTCGCCACAAAGAAGCTCGACGAGTTCGCTGTCGATCTCGTGCGTCGCGGCAAGCTCGCGAAGCCGGCGAGCGGCGACTTCGCCGTGGGCGATGTCCTCCACCTACTCGACGCCCCGCTGAAGGCTGAACGCGAAAAGTTCTTCGGCCAGCGCGTCTCGAGCCTCGTCGAAGACACGTCGGCAGCCAAGGATGCCGAGCTCGATCCTGAGATCAAAGCCGTGACCGAGATGGGGCTCCCCGACTTCGAAACCTACATCGAGATGCTCGTCGCGCTTCGAGGCCCCTTCCATCGACAATACATCACCGAGTGCATCGACTCGCTGCTGCTGAAGAATCGTGCAGGGGCATTCATAGCGCAAGGAAGGACAAAGAACGCTCCGCGTCGCTTCGTGCTCGATAGCCGACTGCTCGAGGTTCTGCTCCAGATCGCGGTGCTCAAGCCCGGTGGAGCCAGCGGCTTCCATACGGGCGAGATGCGCATCGACGAGCTGCTCGTGTTCCTGCGCGAACGCTACGGCATCTTCATCGATCAGGTGCCGCGTGGGGACGGCTTCACAACGATGAGCATCGATGACCGCCGAGCTCTCCGCGACAACGTCAACGCCTTTACAGGACGACTCCGCGAGGTTGGCTTCTACCGAGACCTATCCGATGCGTACGTCACGCAGACGATCATACCGAGATACCGAATCGCCGCAGACGACGCGGCAGCGGGAGGTCAGCCGTGA
- the mads5 gene encoding methylation-associated defense system restriction endonuclease subunit S MAD5, giving the protein MRVASISSSLFADEGRRLGPRAFVDGSIAARKRLRALPHRPLRELTTGFKGGIFTHLFSPKRTYVASREYGVPFLGASSMLLADLSRLPLISKRNAESRSYRPLAIQEGMTLVSCSGSVGRMAYARVDMEGMISAGDILKIQPDREAIPPGFLYAFLSCRFGRLLVNAGTYGTIVQHLEPQHVADIPVPKLGNEFEHRVHKLVHGAATGRCRAVELLKQASESVRTFLGRGGGTQASHSWTAVSSRNLQTRLDAYYFSAACASARRAFDEADVEQHVALGDVSEVFIPGIFKRRYADDPRYGVPYITGGDVFQIAPRSERHLMRSVVAEGQLAVAKGTILIQEAGQLGGLIGHSVMVGESLDGFAVSNNMVRVRAVDARDSGFLFALLSCDEGVTLIAREAAGSSIPHMDASRLRALRMPWPNPRTRWAVSTLVDEAIRLRDTAITAEDQARTLVERAIHEVG; this is encoded by the coding sequence ATGAGGGTAGCTTCAATATCCAGTTCGCTCTTTGCTGACGAGGGACGGCGACTCGGACCTCGCGCGTTCGTTGACGGGTCCATTGCAGCTCGCAAGCGATTGCGTGCCTTGCCCCATAGGCCTTTGCGTGAACTTACCACCGGTTTCAAGGGTGGAATCTTCACGCACTTGTTCTCGCCGAAGCGCACGTATGTCGCATCGCGAGAATACGGGGTTCCGTTCCTGGGTGCATCCTCCATGCTACTCGCGGATCTATCGCGATTGCCGCTCATCTCGAAGCGGAACGCAGAGTCACGCAGCTATCGACCACTGGCTATTCAGGAGGGCATGACGCTCGTCTCTTGCTCCGGCTCCGTCGGGCGCATGGCCTACGCTCGAGTTGACATGGAGGGCATGATCTCTGCAGGCGACATACTCAAGATCCAACCAGACCGAGAGGCGATCCCCCCCGGATTTCTTTATGCCTTCCTGAGCTGCCGCTTCGGGCGGCTGCTCGTCAACGCCGGCACATATGGGACGATTGTCCAGCATCTGGAGCCGCAGCACGTCGCGGACATTCCTGTCCCCAAGCTAGGCAACGAGTTCGAGCACCGGGTGCACAAGCTCGTCCATGGCGCGGCAACAGGGCGATGCCGGGCTGTGGAGTTGCTGAAGCAAGCCAGCGAGTCCGTTCGAACCTTTCTTGGACGGGGCGGTGGTACGCAGGCTTCGCACTCATGGACTGCCGTGTCTTCCAGAAACCTTCAAACTCGGCTGGACGCGTACTACTTCAGTGCTGCATGTGCATCCGCGCGCCGAGCTTTCGACGAAGCTGACGTCGAGCAACACGTTGCCCTTGGCGACGTGTCCGAAGTGTTCATCCCCGGAATCTTCAAGCGCAGGTATGCCGACGATCCGCGTTACGGCGTTCCGTACATCACCGGTGGAGACGTCTTCCAGATCGCACCAAGGTCGGAGCGGCATTTGATGCGCAGCGTCGTCGCTGAGGGGCAGCTCGCTGTGGCGAAGGGGACCATCTTGATTCAGGAGGCCGGACAGCTCGGTGGCCTCATCGGGCACAGCGTAATGGTCGGCGAAAGCTTGGACGGGTTTGCTGTATCCAACAACATGGTTCGCGTGCGTGCAGTTGATGCACGGGACTCGGGCTTTCTTTTCGCGCTTCTGTCGTGTGACGAGGGTGTCACGCTAATCGCACGCGAAGCAGCAGGTTCGAGTATCCCCCACATGGATGCCTCGCGGCTTCGTGCTCTCCGCATGCCGTGGCCCAACCCACGGACGCGTTGGGCAGTCAGTACACTCGTAGACGAGGCAATAAGGCTGCGAGACACGGCAATCACGGCGGAAGACCAAGCGCGCACGCTTGTCGAGCGCGCTATCCACGAGGTGGGCTGA
- the mads6 gene encoding methylation-associated defense system protein kinase MAD6, whose product MAKVIPIGEPVNEAERQSIAYLRDHLPASYLVLHNFDVVRDGETFEVDIAVVAPHAVYLVDVKGTRGLIDVYGPKWYPEGRQPFNSPLAKLRAHAKSIKGVITASQPGRRDLEDIYVDAVIVLTAPDATIVDQGGRDAPNVTVLKKAAAFFQNSARIPAGKSKNISAHHNMVLKALQGVAKPRSGPARFGNWEVTEKLGGTDTYVEHRAFNIFAGQRSSVLLRVYQADPYKPAEEREAQRRLISNAYRALNSMPGHPSIVGVRDFFGTESEDKYVLVTEDVPGQALRVHIEKPILALTYDQKTRIAGDLLNALVHLQANKVVHRNICPSNILVGTDGRMRLTGFDFARAGGDRSRTIAHEIVDDLEPAYMAPEVYGEPSAASPSSDIFSTGLVLYELFTGERPFATPTALFDQGAVFAMKPTEHRPELPKGFDDWLQKLCTFDPNKRPSAAEALTELNVLLDPSAAEPNASPPPPPAPALQLNYFELPAQTQLTQKYVIEKRLGKPGSFGVVYKVIDTLGDVSRAMKLVLRDRHSTLERLKKEYKTLLRTPDHPNVVKVIDADLLPGNGPPFIVFEYVDGIDVGEMIEGNLFAPEDALELARQVVSGLVHLHATGVFHCDIKPRNLLWTDRGAKIIDFNVSVLAAGSNGHGGGSRRYLPPDLDLEAVPSQRDLADRDLYALGLTLYEAVTGRYPWETSVPPPGKPAGDPRELSNLGDIAPEFADVMLKSIAPKRADRFSSALELQNALANVPSARRAVPVVDVSSSWESAGIGPDGPTPPNTNPYVRHLLTVYSQSKRSNAGTRGLDVISEQTYVETALDRDLLPSVLASEFSLVIISGNAGDGKTAFLQKLEQRAEDERATFDRSLPNGVRFVLRGRTFLSNYDGSQDEGDQKNDDVLRAFLAPFAGDDAKSWSSHKETRLIAINEGRLVDFLEAHRAEFSALAALVKEGLQTGEPTQGIAVVNLNLRSVVTDPQGLDGSILERLVGRMTHEKFWTPCHACDLKDRCYAFHNAQTFQDETAGPRVVERLKSLYAVTHLRGRLHITLRDLRSALAFTLVGTRDCDEIHELYQAGRRDEIVQGFYFNSWKGGDALNADRLLTLLSEVDIAASDDPRLDRMLDFVSPEDDRSLFRFERRGNYDRDVLRRLHEELPRDFSGRPTTHRADAHRRFIAMARRRAFFERRDSAWRAMLPYKTADRLLAVVRGERDAEELLDPLLVAINRGEGLNRPERLGNNLALEVRRVDGGSVRSYRLYPRERFSLALNDQASRSRFVEHMPTGLVLRYQDNAGLVAELLVSLDVFEMLQRLNDGYRPSVEEEQGYYLSLAVFKNLLGSAPYQEVLLSTSGHDFYRVARQADGRLEMSRLKEGLA is encoded by the coding sequence ATGGCCAAGGTGATCCCGATCGGCGAGCCGGTTAATGAGGCCGAACGTCAGAGCATTGCCTACCTACGGGATCACCTGCCTGCCAGCTATCTCGTACTGCACAACTTCGACGTGGTTCGCGACGGCGAGACCTTCGAGGTCGACATCGCCGTCGTGGCGCCGCACGCCGTGTACCTCGTCGACGTGAAGGGCACGCGCGGGCTCATCGATGTCTACGGGCCTAAGTGGTACCCGGAGGGGCGCCAACCGTTCAACTCGCCGCTCGCGAAGCTCCGCGCTCACGCCAAGTCGATCAAGGGCGTCATCACAGCGAGCCAGCCCGGTCGTCGCGACCTCGAGGACATCTACGTCGACGCGGTCATCGTCCTCACTGCACCCGATGCGACTATCGTCGACCAGGGCGGACGCGATGCGCCCAACGTTACGGTGCTGAAGAAGGCCGCAGCGTTCTTCCAGAACAGCGCGCGCATCCCCGCTGGCAAGTCGAAGAACATCAGCGCGCACCACAACATGGTGCTCAAGGCGCTGCAGGGGGTGGCCAAGCCGCGCTCGGGCCCGGCGCGCTTTGGCAACTGGGAGGTCACCGAGAAGCTCGGCGGCACGGACACCTACGTTGAGCACCGCGCGTTCAACATCTTCGCGGGTCAGCGTTCTAGCGTGCTACTGCGCGTGTACCAGGCGGACCCGTACAAGCCCGCCGAGGAGCGCGAGGCGCAGCGTCGCCTCATATCGAACGCCTACCGCGCGCTAAACTCGATGCCCGGCCACCCGAGTATTGTCGGCGTTCGCGACTTCTTTGGAACGGAGAGCGAGGACAAGTACGTCCTCGTCACCGAAGACGTTCCGGGTCAGGCGCTCCGCGTGCACATCGAGAAGCCGATCCTGGCGCTCACGTACGACCAGAAGACCAGGATTGCAGGCGACCTGCTGAACGCCCTCGTACACCTGCAGGCGAACAAGGTCGTCCACCGGAACATCTGCCCCAGCAACATCCTCGTCGGCACCGATGGCCGGATGCGGCTGACCGGCTTCGACTTCGCGCGTGCCGGGGGCGACCGGAGCCGCACCATCGCGCATGAGATCGTTGACGATCTCGAGCCTGCCTACATGGCGCCCGAGGTGTACGGCGAGCCTTCGGCAGCCTCGCCATCGTCGGACATCTTCAGCACCGGGCTCGTCCTCTACGAGCTCTTTACCGGCGAGCGACCCTTTGCGACCCCGACTGCACTGTTTGACCAGGGCGCGGTCTTCGCCATGAAACCGACCGAGCATCGGCCGGAATTGCCTAAGGGCTTCGACGACTGGCTGCAGAAGCTCTGCACCTTCGATCCCAACAAGCGTCCGAGCGCCGCCGAGGCGCTCACCGAGCTGAATGTGCTGCTCGATCCCAGCGCCGCCGAGCCCAATGCGAGCCCGCCGCCGCCACCGGCGCCGGCACTCCAGCTCAACTATTTCGAGCTGCCGGCACAGACGCAGCTCACGCAGAAGTACGTCATCGAAAAGAGACTCGGTAAGCCGGGGTCGTTCGGCGTCGTCTACAAGGTCATCGACACCCTTGGCGACGTGTCACGCGCGATGAAGCTCGTGCTCCGCGATCGGCACTCCACTCTGGAGAGGTTGAAGAAGGAGTACAAGACCCTCCTCCGTACCCCCGATCACCCGAACGTTGTGAAGGTGATCGATGCCGATCTCCTCCCAGGCAACGGACCGCCGTTCATTGTCTTCGAGTACGTCGATGGCATCGACGTCGGCGAGATGATCGAGGGCAACCTGTTCGCGCCGGAGGACGCGCTAGAGCTCGCGCGACAGGTCGTCTCGGGCCTCGTGCACCTGCACGCCACCGGTGTGTTCCACTGCGACATCAAACCGCGAAACCTCCTGTGGACTGACCGCGGCGCGAAAATCATCGACTTCAACGTCTCTGTCCTTGCGGCGGGAAGCAACGGGCATGGCGGCGGCTCGCGTCGCTATCTTCCGCCTGACCTCGACCTCGAGGCGGTTCCCTCGCAGAGAGACCTTGCGGACCGTGACCTCTACGCGCTGGGTCTGACGCTCTACGAGGCCGTCACCGGTCGCTACCCGTGGGAGACTTCCGTGCCGCCGCCGGGCAAGCCCGCAGGCGATCCACGCGAGCTCTCCAACCTCGGCGACATCGCACCCGAGTTCGCCGATGTGATGTTGAAATCCATCGCGCCGAAGCGCGCGGACCGGTTCTCCTCGGCGCTTGAGCTGCAGAATGCGCTCGCAAATGTTCCGAGTGCTCGACGCGCTGTCCCTGTGGTCGACGTCTCGTCGTCTTGGGAGTCGGCAGGCATCGGACCCGATGGCCCCACACCGCCGAACACGAACCCCTACGTGCGCCATCTCCTAACCGTCTACAGCCAGAGCAAACGCAGTAACGCGGGTACTCGTGGCCTCGATGTGATCAGCGAGCAAACCTATGTCGAGACCGCTCTCGACCGAGACCTCCTGCCATCGGTTCTCGCCAGCGAGTTCTCGCTGGTCATCATCTCCGGCAATGCGGGCGACGGAAAGACCGCGTTCCTCCAGAAGCTCGAGCAGCGCGCCGAGGACGAAAGAGCGACGTTCGACCGGTCGCTGCCCAACGGAGTTCGCTTCGTGCTGCGAGGGCGCACCTTCCTTTCGAACTACGACGGCAGCCAGGACGAGGGCGACCAGAAGAACGATGACGTGCTCCGCGCCTTCCTCGCCCCGTTTGCCGGAGACGATGCAAAGTCCTGGAGCTCGCACAAGGAGACGCGGCTCATCGCGATCAACGAAGGCCGCCTCGTCGACTTCCTCGAGGCGCATCGTGCCGAGTTCTCCGCGCTCGCCGCGTTGGTGAAGGAGGGTCTGCAGACTGGCGAGCCGACGCAAGGCATCGCCGTGGTGAACCTGAACCTGCGCAGCGTTGTCACGGATCCGCAGGGCTTAGACGGCTCGATCCTCGAGCGGCTCGTGGGTCGCATGACGCACGAGAAGTTCTGGACGCCCTGCCACGCCTGCGATCTAAAGGACCGTTGCTACGCTTTTCACAACGCGCAAACGTTCCAGGACGAGACGGCAGGCCCACGTGTTGTCGAACGCCTGAAGAGCCTCTACGCCGTGACCCACCTGCGGGGGCGGCTGCACATCACACTCCGCGATCTCCGATCGGCGCTGGCGTTCACCCTCGTCGGGACCAGAGACTGCGACGAGATCCACGAACTCTACCAAGCGGGTCGGCGCGACGAGATCGTCCAGGGATTCTACTTCAACAGCTGGAAGGGCGGCGATGCACTGAATGCCGACCGCCTGCTCACGCTGCTCAGCGAGGTGGACATCGCGGCGAGCGACGACCCTCGCCTTGACCGGATGCTCGACTTCGTCTCTCCCGAAGATGATCGCTCGCTGTTTCGCTTCGAGCGTCGTGGCAACTATGACCGAGATGTTCTGCGCCGTCTCCATGAGGAACTCCCGCGTGACTTCTCCGGGCGCCCGACGACGCATCGCGCTGATGCTCACCGCCGCTTCATCGCAATGGCTCGACGACGCGCGTTCTTCGAGCGACGAGACAGCGCGTGGCGGGCGATGCTCCCCTACAAGACGGCTGACAGGCTGCTCGCGGTTGTGCGCGGCGAACGTGATGCCGAGGAACTCCTCGATCCGCTCCTCGTGGCTATCAACCGCGGTGAGGGCCTGAACCGGCCGGAGCGCCTCGGAAACAACCTCGCCCTCGAAGTGCGCCGCGTCGATGGAGGTAGCGTGCGGAGCTATCGCCTGTACCCACGCGAACGCTTCTCGCTGGCGCTCAACGATCAGGCGTCGCGTTCGCGCTTCGTCGAGCACATGCCCACCGGCCTCGTGCTTCGTTACCAGGACAATGCAGGGCTGGTCGCCGAACTGCTGGTCTCGCTCGACGTCTTCGAGATGCTCCAGCGCTTGAACGATGGCTACCGGCCCAGCGTCGAGGAGGAACAGGGCTACTACCTGAGCCTCGCGGTCTTCAAGAACTTACTCGGCTCCGCGCCGTACCAGGAGGTCTTGCTCAGCACGTCCGGGCACGACTTCTACCGCGTCGCGCGACAGGCCGACGGCAGGCTCGAGATGAGCCGCCTGAAAGAGGGGCTTGCCTGA